A window from Solanum stenotomum isolate F172 chromosome 7, ASM1918654v1, whole genome shotgun sequence encodes these proteins:
- the LOC125870136 gene encoding F-box/kelch-repeat protein At3g23880-like, with protein MLESILGIPTLPSELITEILSRLPVKSLLKFTSVSKSWLDLISSPEFIKSQLNLSANNKDNTHHRLMWCDYDDDNLKDWSLRPVLYESNATEASYFNFPMKKQQQIRYINHVNGLFFVDWSNNLFLWNPSIRKYKKVPHCTTNSRDAICVIYGFGYDKFCDDYKVVACTYYNGQYSYDTQVHIYSLKTDSRRNIHCLDQKRDFIENSGKFVNGKIYWVNDDSSDPNIFYIDLVNEKLEKMEQPPHGEGNYDLQLGLL; from the coding sequence ATGCTAGAATCGATCTTGGGAATCCCTACTCTTCCATCAGAGCTCATCACGGAAATCCTCTCTAGGCTTCCGGTGAAATCCCTCTTAAAATTCACTTCCGTTTCAAAATCTTGGCTTGATTTGATATCTAGTCCCGAGTTTatcaagtctcaacttaacttATCAGCTAATAACAAGGACAACACTCACCATAGGCTCATGTGGtgtgattatgatgatgataatCTTAAGGATTGGTCTCTTAGGCCTGTACTTTATGAGTCTAATGCGACGGAAGCATCTTACTTTAATTTTCCCATGAAAAAACAGCAACAGATTCGTTATATAAATCATGTCAATGggttattttttgttgattggTCAAACAATTTGTTTCTATGGAATCCATCCATTAGAAAGTACAAGAAAGTACCCCATTGTACAACTAATTCGAGGGATGCTATATGTGTCATATATGGTTTTGGATATGATAAATTTTGTGATGATTATAAAGTAGTGGCATGTACTTACTATAATGGACAATATTCGTATGATACTCAGGTCCATATATATAGTCTAAAGACCGATTCTCGGAGAAACATTCATTGTCTTGATCAGAAAAGGGATTTTATAGAAAATTCAGGTAAGTTTGTTAATGGGAAGATTTATTGGGTTAATGATGACTCTAGTGATCctaacatattttatattgatttgGTCAATGAGAAATTGGAAAAGATGGAGCAACCACCTCACGGAGAAGGAAACTACGATTTGCAATTGGGActattgtaa